DNA sequence from the Caloranaerobacter sp. TR13 genome:
TTGATGGAAGGATAGCTGATATATGTAAAACTGGATTTATTGAAGGTCCTTTAGTGATTCCAGAGTTTGTTTTAGAAGAATTAAGACATATAGCAGATTCTTCAGATGGGCTTAAAAGAAATAGAGGTAGAAGGGGTCTAGATATTCTAAATAAAATACAAAAAGAAATTGATATAGAAGTTATAATTTATGATAAAGATTTTGAGGACATTAATGAAGTTGACAGTAAATTATTAAAATTAGCTCAAATACTTAAAGGAAAGGTAGTTACTAATGATTTTAATTTAAATAAAGTTGCAGAGTTCCAAGGTGTTAATGTATTAAATATTAATGAACTTGCAAATGCAGTAAAACCAGTAGTGCTTCCTGGAGAGGAAATGGTAGTTCAAGTAATAAAGGATGGAAAAGAATCAGGGCAAGGAGTGGCATATTTGGATGATGGAACTATGATTGTTGTAGATGGCGGTAAAAAGCATATAGGCGAGACTATTGGTGTTATGGTTACAAGTGTTTTACAAACTGCAGCTGGAAGAATGATATTTGCAAAGCCAAAATCAATGGTAGATAAAGCTGTTTAGTATTGATTATTTAAGCCCGACTTTAGTCGGGCTTTGAGCTTGTTGACAAAGTTAATTTTTTTAAAAATATATGAAAATATAAGCGAATGCTTGAAAGAATTTAATTAAAAAACTAGGTGAAAATTTTGAAGAAAATCCGTAGGCTTAGCAGGATGCTAAGCCAGCATCCTACAAGACAGGACGTCTTGATTAGGTGCGTTAGGATTTTCTAAAAATTTAAGCCTTAAGTTTTTTCTAAATTCTTTCGCATGAGTGTTATTTTCATAAATATTTTATTTTGTCTACAGTTTGAAAGCCCAGCTTTAGTTGGGCTTTTGTGTTATAATTGTTCTAGTAAAAATTAAGTATTTCTTATTTTGTAATCTGTATTCTAATTCCTGCACTCTGTTCCCTGTGCTCTACCCCCTAGTAAATTAAAAGCGAGGTGTCATAATGAGTTATTTAGGCAAATATATTTCTGTTATAGTACCAGCAGCAGGTATGGGTAAAAGAATGAATAGTAAAATCAACAAACAGTTTATAAAGATAAAAGATGTTCCTGTATTGGCTCGTACTTTAATAGAGTTTAATAATTGTGATTATATAGATGAAATTATAGTAGTTACTAGGTATGATGAAATTGATTTTTGCAAAAAAGAAATTATTGAAAAATATGAATTATATAAAGTCAAAAACGTAATTCAAGGGGGAAGAGAAAGACAGGATTCTGTGTATAACGGTCTTAAGGAAGTGGATAAAAAGAGTGATATTGTTTTAATACATGATGGAGCAAGACCATTTATAAAGAAAGAGATTATAGAAGAAAATATAAAACTTACGCTTGAATATGGGGCTTGTGTAACAGGAGTTCCTGTAAAGGATACTATCAAGAAAGTTGATTTAAATGGTGAAGTAGTAGATACACCAAATAGAAAAGAACTATGGGCAATTCAGACTCCTCAAACATTTAAATATGATTTGGTGCTTAAAGCATATGAAAAAGCTCAATTAGATAATTTTCTAGGCACAGATGACAGTATGTTAGTAGAGAGAATAGGACACAAAGTTAAAATTGTTATGGGTGATTACAGAAATATTAAAATAACTACTCCTGAAGATTTAATGATAGCTGAGGCTTTAGTTAATAGATAAAGGAGGATAGAAATATGAGGATAGGAATAGGTTATGATGTACATAGATTAGTAGAAGGAAGAAAACTAATTTTAGGTGGAGTTCAGATAAAACATGATAAAGGTTTATTAGGGCATTCTGATGCTGATGTGCTTGTGCATGCTATTATGGACAGTATGCTTGGAGCTTTGGCGCTAGGAGATATAGGTAAACATTTCCCAGATACTGATATTAAATATAAAGGGATTTCAAGTATGGAATTATTACGTAAAGTTAATGAATTAATATATAGTAGGGGTTATAAAGTGAATAATATAGACAGTATTATTGTTGCACAAGAACCTAAAATAGCTCCATATATAGAGGAAATGAGAAACAATATATCGAATATACTTAATATACCAGTAGACGATATCAGTGTAAAGGCGACAACTACTGAAAGACTTGGTTTTGAGGGGAGGAAAGAAGGGATTTCAGCACATTCTGTTTGTACTTTGTGTAAAAAATAATGGGGGGATATGATTGATAGAAATTCTGAACTTAGGAAAGAAATTTAAAGATGTTGAAGCTGTAAAAGGTATATCTTTTAATGTGAATAGGGGAGAAGTTTTTGGTTTACTAGGTGAGAATGGAGCGGGTAAGACTACTACATTAAGGCTATTAGCGACAATACTTAAACCCACATTTGGTACAGCTAGACTAAATGGTTATGATATTATTGATGACCCGGAAGGTGCAAGAAGTCAGATAGGAATACTTTTTGGTGGAGAAACAGGGCTTTATGACAGATTGACAGCCAGGGAGAATATAGAATACTTTGGATTGCTTAATGGTATGGACAAAAGAAAAATTGAAAGAAGGATTGAGTTTTTAGCAAAAAAACTTGGGATGCAAGAATATATTGATAGAAGAGTAGGTAAATTTTCAAAAGGGATGAAGCAGAAAGTAGCAATTGCTAGAAGTATAGTACATGACCCAGACATAATGCTTTTTGATGAACCTACAGCCGGTTTGGATGTAACTGCTGTTAATATGGTACATGAATTTATACTAGACTTAAAGCAACAAGGAAAAACTATTATTTTTTCAAGTCATTCTATGAAGGAAGTTGAAAAACTTTGTGATACAGTAGGTATAATTCATAAAGGTAAGATAGTAGAGATATCATCATTAGCTTCATTGGCACAAAAATATGACAATATGGATTTAGAGGATATTTTCATTAGGTTAGTGGGGGATAATAATGTTTAAATATATTTGGATAGTATTTAAAAAGGAGATAAAGGATACATTTAGAGATAGAAAGACTATATTTACT
Encoded proteins:
- a CDS encoding PIN/TRAM domain-containing protein; translated protein: MVQKIIRVVLTIFSMFLGYGMVSLLYSVGILNFIDDNLRLYIYISTSLVFGIIFHFAFPKLLFAARNIANSVEGELQQVPATDIVLGSIGLIVGLIIAYLSSQPFFNLGIPYLGVVISILLYLLFGYLGIIVPTKKREDFFSILNVFKRTGSKDKAFKGTKVQPKILDTSVIIDGRIADICKTGFIEGPLVIPEFVLEELRHIADSSDGLKRNRGRRGLDILNKIQKEIDIEVIIYDKDFEDINEVDSKLLKLAQILKGKVVTNDFNLNKVAEFQGVNVLNINELANAVKPVVLPGEEMVVQVIKDGKESGQGVAYLDDGTMIVVDGGKKHIGETIGVMVTSVLQTAAGRMIFAKPKSMVDKAV
- the ispD gene encoding 2-C-methyl-D-erythritol 4-phosphate cytidylyltransferase, producing MSYLGKYISVIVPAAGMGKRMNSKINKQFIKIKDVPVLARTLIEFNNCDYIDEIIVVTRYDEIDFCKKEIIEKYELYKVKNVIQGGRERQDSVYNGLKEVDKKSDIVLIHDGARPFIKKEIIEENIKLTLEYGACVTGVPVKDTIKKVDLNGEVVDTPNRKELWAIQTPQTFKYDLVLKAYEKAQLDNFLGTDDSMLVERIGHKVKIVMGDYRNIKITTPEDLMIAEALVNR
- the ispF gene encoding 2-C-methyl-D-erythritol 2,4-cyclodiphosphate synthase, translated to MRIGIGYDVHRLVEGRKLILGGVQIKHDKGLLGHSDADVLVHAIMDSMLGALALGDIGKHFPDTDIKYKGISSMELLRKVNELIYSRGYKVNNIDSIIVAQEPKIAPYIEEMRNNISNILNIPVDDISVKATTTERLGFEGRKEGISAHSVCTLCKK
- a CDS encoding ATP-binding cassette domain-containing protein is translated as MIEILNLGKKFKDVEAVKGISFNVNRGEVFGLLGENGAGKTTTLRLLATILKPTFGTARLNGYDIIDDPEGARSQIGILFGGETGLYDRLTARENIEYFGLLNGMDKRKIERRIEFLAKKLGMQEYIDRRVGKFSKGMKQKVAIARSIVHDPDIMLFDEPTAGLDVTAVNMVHEFILDLKQQGKTIIFSSHSMKEVEKLCDTVGIIHKGKIVEISSLASLAQKYDNMDLEDIFIRLVGDNNV